Proteins from one Corallococcus exiguus genomic window:
- a CDS encoding TspO/MBR family protein, with translation MQLSELGGSEGLEHNATLNRESLVALGAFSALTAGAVFLNARSTREAVEGRWYKHLKKPPYQPPRQAFGPVWTALYGLIAVSGWRIWGSPAGAERSRALGLWFVQLGLNAAWSHLFFRKRQLKAAAVENWALLGSIAAYTAAASRVDRKAPWFMAPYLGWVSFANVLSTDIARRNA, from the coding sequence ATGCAACTCAGCGAGCTGGGAGGCTCCGAGGGCCTGGAACACAACGCCACGCTCAACCGTGAATCGCTGGTGGCGCTGGGTGCCTTCAGCGCGCTCACCGCGGGCGCGGTCTTCCTCAACGCGCGCAGCACCCGCGAGGCCGTGGAGGGCCGCTGGTACAAGCACTTGAAGAAGCCGCCCTACCAACCGCCGCGGCAGGCCTTCGGGCCGGTGTGGACGGCGCTCTACGGACTTATCGCCGTGTCCGGCTGGCGCATCTGGGGCTCACCGGCGGGCGCCGAGCGCTCGCGCGCGCTGGGCCTGTGGTTCGTGCAGCTGGGGCTCAACGCCGCGTGGTCCCATCTGTTCTTCCGCAAGCGCCAGCTCAAGGCCGCGGCGGTGGAGAACTGGGCCTTGCTGGGCAGCATCGCGGCGTATACCGCCGCCGCCAGCCGCGTGGACCGCAAGGCGCCATGGTTCATGGCCCCGTACCTGGGCTGGGTGTCCTTCGCCAACGTGCTGTCGACCGACATCGCCCGGCGCAATGCCTGA
- a CDS encoding PAS domain-containing sensor histidine kinase encodes MAGGAARELEAILDAAVDPIIACGPKELILHVNAATERLLGWDREQLVGRPITDLFPPRLHHFHGLSLPRYLLSRRKALGGRPTRVFARRRDGVEIQVEVTVGATGLDGDERIVFTLRRMHEVIDSLEEPVEHVPGGPDVASHQETVDRLYRLLVENAPLGIFHFDRNPVITACNDRFSSFIGTSKRNLVGLNLLTLRDEGIMTCVRESLAGRACDYEGDYRALTTGKEIPVRIRFAPCYSEDGTVVEGGVGIVEDITERRRVEAEREENLAQLDLLVRSAPVGIGFLDTNLRYVRVNETLARINGIPAEDHPGRTLPELLGEPGAIAEQGPRYALRTGEPLVDQESTSDEDLGVPGPRRYFRGSFYPVRTPDGRVLGVGVLIEDITERRRAEEERAHLYREAQEAIRVRDDFLSIASHELKTPLTPLSLRLATLERRLERGENLDPGVLRHARHQLTRLTGLINDLLDASRIEAGRLSLHPESTRLDLLVEQTLAGMEGQKGNHTFDFEPPREPVSVHGDTFRLEQVISNLLENALKYSPDGGTIRVRLSLTDDVAVLSVTDPGIGIPEDQQQQLFDRYFRARNASTRSYGGLGLGLYISRDIVERHGGRIWVESEPGRGSTFYVALPTLASVRPALPQVWPDRHLH; translated from the coding sequence ATGGCCGGAGGAGCCGCACGGGAACTGGAAGCCATCTTGGACGCCGCGGTGGATCCCATCATCGCGTGCGGCCCGAAGGAGCTCATCCTGCACGTCAACGCGGCGACGGAGCGGCTGCTGGGCTGGGACCGCGAGCAGCTCGTGGGCAGGCCCATCACCGACCTCTTCCCGCCTCGCCTGCACCACTTCCACGGCCTCAGCCTGCCGCGCTACCTGCTGTCGCGCCGCAAGGCGCTCGGCGGGCGGCCCACTCGCGTCTTCGCCCGGAGGCGGGACGGCGTGGAGATACAGGTGGAAGTCACCGTGGGCGCCACCGGCCTGGACGGAGATGAGCGCATCGTCTTCACGCTGCGCCGGATGCACGAGGTCATCGACTCGCTGGAGGAGCCGGTGGAACACGTCCCCGGCGGCCCCGACGTGGCCTCGCACCAGGAGACGGTGGACCGGCTCTACCGGCTGCTCGTGGAGAACGCGCCCCTGGGCATCTTCCACTTCGACCGCAACCCCGTCATCACCGCCTGCAACGACCGTTTCTCCAGCTTCATCGGCACGTCGAAGCGCAACCTGGTGGGCCTGAACCTCCTCACGCTGCGCGACGAAGGCATCATGACCTGCGTGCGCGAGTCACTGGCCGGCCGTGCCTGCGACTACGAAGGCGACTACCGCGCGCTCACCACCGGCAAGGAGATACCCGTCCGCATCCGCTTCGCCCCCTGCTACTCCGAGGACGGCACCGTCGTGGAGGGCGGCGTCGGCATCGTGGAGGACATCACCGAGCGCCGCCGCGTGGAGGCCGAGCGCGAGGAGAACCTGGCCCAGCTGGACCTGCTCGTGCGCAGCGCGCCGGTGGGCATCGGCTTCCTGGACACCAATCTGCGCTACGTGCGCGTCAACGAAACGCTCGCGCGCATCAATGGCATCCCCGCGGAGGACCATCCGGGCCGCACGCTGCCGGAGCTGCTCGGGGAGCCGGGCGCCATCGCGGAGCAGGGGCCCCGCTACGCGCTGCGCACCGGCGAGCCCCTGGTGGACCAGGAGTCCACCTCCGACGAGGACCTGGGCGTCCCCGGCCCCCGGCGCTACTTCCGGGGCAGCTTCTATCCCGTGCGCACTCCCGACGGTCGCGTGCTGGGCGTGGGCGTCCTCATCGAGGACATCACCGAGCGCCGCCGCGCGGAGGAGGAGCGCGCGCACCTGTACCGCGAGGCCCAGGAGGCCATCCGCGTGCGCGACGACTTCCTCTCCATCGCGAGCCATGAATTGAAGACGCCGCTGACGCCCCTGAGCCTGCGCCTGGCCACGCTGGAGCGCCGCCTGGAGCGCGGCGAGAACCTGGACCCCGGCGTGCTGCGCCACGCGCGCCACCAGCTCACGCGCCTCACCGGCCTCATCAACGACCTGCTGGACGCCTCGCGCATCGAGGCCGGCCGACTGTCCCTGCACCCGGAGTCCACCCGCCTCGACCTGCTGGTGGAGCAGACGCTCGCCGGCATGGAAGGCCAGAAGGGCAACCACACCTTCGACTTCGAGCCCCCCCGGGAGCCCGTCTCCGTCCACGGCGACACGTTCCGGCTGGAGCAGGTCATCTCCAACCTGCTGGAGAACGCGCTCAAGTACAGCCCGGACGGCGGCACCATCCGCGTGCGGCTGTCATTGACGGACGACGTCGCGGTGCTGTCCGTGACGGACCCGGGCATCGGCATCCCGGAGGACCAGCAGCAGCAGTTGTTCGACCGCTACTTCCGCGCGCGCAACGCCTCCACCCGCTCCTACGGAGGGCTGGGCCTGGGCCTCTACATCAGCCGCGACATCGTGGAGCGCCACGGCGGCCGCATCTGGGTGGAGAGCGAACCGGGCCGGGGGTCGACCTTCTACGTCGCGCTGCCGACACTCGCCTCCGTGCGGCCTGCCCTCCCGCAAGTGTGGCCTGATCGCCACCTCCACTGA